One window of Mycoplasma parvum str. Indiana genomic DNA carries:
- a CDS encoding methionine--tRNA ligase, whose protein sequence is MSENVLITTPLFYASGDPHIGHAYTLIIGDLIKKYYELINKKASLLVGVDEHGEKIEIKAKENGLKVEEFVEKNSLKFKNLSSALEINPDYFIRTTNELHKEYARETFKNLLKQSKIYKKEWTGYKCINCETNYSNKYYSNNSKCELGHDLIQRAEESFFFKITEFIEWLKNHYKNNKDVIFPSRYLKDLNEGFLPSLEDLSITRSNLNWGIKLNEFPSFTLYVWFEALLGYISSQNIRENYWLNSSNSKIIQIIGKEIFRFHAIYFPIITSLQKLKTPNKLLIHGWLLNDNRKISKSDPNSKSIPSLASLIEKYNLESIKWYFLSLNWEEDHPFSEDLLKQSYNKYLVNLLGNLINRFKGIISKQEYQTSSINAVFENEEIKKEIQKGSEILNKLGNLVNNIKIFELINQIKELLHSANYLLNYLEPWKLSLDDKNFKEINVFLYRQLSLIFFVLSPIFTKKKLEEIKASLSINSINHENYLNFFNNIKNFEIIKFNDSTNIFEKYK, encoded by the coding sequence TTGTCAGAAAATGTTTTAATAACCACTCCCTTATTCTATGCTTCAGGAGATCCACATATTGGACATGCTTATACTCTCATTATTGGAGATTTAATTAAAAAGTATTATGAATTAATAAATAAAAAAGCAAGTCTACTCGTAGGAGTAGATGAGCATGGAGAAAAAATTGAAATTAAAGCTAAAGAAAATGGATTAAAAGTGGAAGAATTCGTAGAAAAAAATAGTCTTAAATTTAAAAATTTATCTTCTGCATTAGAAATAAATCCTGATTATTTTATTAGAACCACTAATGAACTCCATAAAGAATATGCTAGAGAAACTTTTAAGAATTTATTAAAACAATCCAAAATATATAAGAAAGAGTGAACAGGTTATAAGTGTATTAATTGTGAAACTAATTATTCGAATAAATATTATTCAAATAATTCTAAATGTGAATTAGGGCATGATTTAATTCAAAGAGCAGAAGAAAGTTTCTTTTTTAAAATTACAGAATTTATTGAATGACTTAAAAATCATTACAAAAATAATAAAGATGTTATTTTTCCATCTAGATATTTAAAAGATTTAAATGAAGGTTTTTTACCTTCATTAGAAGATCTTTCTATTACCAGAAGTAATTTAAATTGGGGAATTAAATTAAATGAATTTCCTTCATTTACTCTATATGTATGATTTGAAGCTTTATTGGGTTATATTAGCTCTCAAAATATTAGAGAAAACTATTGATTAAATTCATCAAATTCAAAAATAATACAAATAATAGGAAAAGAAATATTTAGATTTCATGCTATTTATTTTCCAATAATTACTTCTCTACAAAAATTAAAAACTCCTAATAAATTATTAATTCACGGATGACTGTTGAATGATAATAGAAAAATTTCAAAATCAGATCCTAATAGTAAATCAATACCTTCCTTAGCTTCCTTAATTGAAAAATATAACTTAGAAAGCATTAAATGATATTTTCTTTCTCTTAATTGAGAAGAAGATCATCCCTTTTCGGAAGATCTTTTAAAACAGTCCTACAATAAATATTTAGTTAATTTATTAGGCAATTTAATAAATAGATTCAAAGGAATTATTTCAAAACAGGAATATCAAACAAGTTCAATTAATGCTGTTTTTGAAAATGAAGAAATAAAAAAAGAGATACAAAAAGGTTCAGAAATTTTAAATAAGTTAGGCAATTTAGTAAATAATATAAAAATTTTTGAATTAATTAATCAAATAAAAGAATTGCTGCATTCAGCAAATTATTTACTTAATTATTTGGAGCCTTGAAAATTATCTTTAGATGATAAGAATTTCAAAGAAATAAATGTTTTTTTATATAGACAATTATCTTTAATATTTTTTGTACTTTCTCCTATTTTTACTAAAAAAAAATTAGAAGAAATTAAAGCTTCTCTTTCAATAAATTCAATTAATCATGAAAATTATTTAAATTTTTTCAATAATATTAAAAATTTTGAAATTATTAAATTTAACGATTCTACTAATATTTTTGAAAAATATAAATAA
- a CDS encoding recombinase RecA family protein, with translation MASNKTKEIQEKLNKLGIHLWSELSQKERTINIDLQESIPSGSYQLDQALGTKGWPRGKIIEIFGSDASGKSTLALHAVAEAQKQGKICIYIDLENTLNIPWAEKIGVKIDSLYICTPSSGEETFEVISTLIQDKEADLIIVDSVAAMVPEAELDASLNDQSIGLQARLMSKGLRIIQSHLLKSNPTIIFINQIREQIKQTYFPSTTTTGGRALKYAASIRVEVKRQEAIKQNEKIIGYQTKITIVKNKFNNPMLQVSLGLYFDVGFNKIFELLNLAIEKKLIEKKGAWLYYQNKNLGQGLLTLKEKFESKEMEKELEKLKNALGV, from the coding sequence ATGGCTTCAAATAAAACCAAAGAAATTCAAGAAAAATTGAATAAATTGGGCATTCATTTGTGATCTGAACTTTCCCAAAAAGAAAGAACAATAAATATTGATTTACAAGAATCAATTCCTTCTGGCTCTTATCAATTAGATCAAGCTTTAGGAACAAAAGGTTGACCTAGAGGTAAAATTATTGAGATTTTCGGATCAGATGCTTCAGGAAAATCTACTTTGGCTTTACATGCTGTAGCTGAAGCCCAAAAACAAGGAAAAATTTGTATTTATATAGATTTAGAAAATACTCTAAATATTCCTTGGGCAGAAAAAATAGGAGTCAAAATAGATAGTTTATATATCTGCACCCCTTCTAGTGGGGAAGAAACTTTTGAAGTTATAAGCACATTAATTCAAGATAAGGAAGCCGACTTAATTATTGTTGACTCAGTGGCGGCAATGGTTCCGGAAGCAGAACTTGATGCTTCATTAAATGATCAATCAATAGGATTGCAAGCTAGATTAATGAGTAAAGGATTGAGAATAATTCAATCTCATTTATTGAAATCCAATCCTACCATAATATTCATTAATCAAATTAGAGAGCAAATAAAACAAACTTATTTCCCCTCAACCACTACAACTGGAGGAAGGGCTTTAAAATATGCTGCAAGTATTAGAGTAGAAGTAAAAAGACAAGAAGCTATAAAACAAAATGAAAAAATTATAGGCTATCAAACAAAAATTACTATTGTAAAAAATAAATTTAATAACCCTATGTTACAAGTATCTTTAGGGCTATATTTTGATGTAGGATTTAATAAAATCTTTGAATTATTAAATTTAGCTATAGAGAAGAAATTGATAGAGAAAAAAGGTGCTTGACTATATTACCAAAATAAAAATTTAGGGCAAGGATTATTGACTCTTAAGGAAAAATTCGAAAGTAAAGAGATGGAAAAAGAATTAGAAAAATTAAAAAATGCCCTAGGAGTGTAA